In Nymphaea colorata isolate Beijing-Zhang1983 chromosome 13, ASM883128v2, whole genome shotgun sequence, one DNA window encodes the following:
- the LOC116267204 gene encoding protein DEFECTIVE IN MERISTEM SILENCING 3-like isoform X3, giving the protein MPVPVLDGGNPNTATNGAIQNERELLYNVEIVLGRIRILEDDIQKFDLKIKHHEANLEFLKCQSNSLDKSIKDLEGGLVAHRSSRKAETNSQNHENVQSEKDTIDQILKEDKKASSVLCREKSLQAAGCTLSKDILGIVAMLGKAPDDNLSRLFSEYLGSENMLAIVCKTYEGIKALESYDTEAKINIVSGIHGVGTITGKPVSGRFLAICLEDLRPYVGKLVAGDPQKRLDLLKPRLPDGTHPLGFIDFAVNMVHVNPAYLTCVTSSGYGLRETLFYELFSQLQVYWTRKEMELALPCISDGALSLDGGIIRTRGMISLGQREEVEVRFSVSLPASSMSLDMVESEERLRLMIWNKERIDEDIRREKSVLDKVRSMYTLKREEFMKFLDQSAPLMSKHQDLLGQREKC; this is encoded by the exons ATGCCCGTTCCTGTACTCGATGGGGGAAATCCAAATACAGCTACTAATGGGGCCATACAAAATGAAAGGGAATTACTTTACAACGTGGAGATAGTCTTAGGCCGGATTAGG ATACTTGAAGACGATATACAGAAGTTTGACTTAAAAATCAAGCACCACGAGGCAAACCTGGAGTTTTTGAAGTGCCAATCAAACAGCTTAGACAAGTCAATAAAGGATCTGGAAG GTGGACTTGTCGCACATCGTTCATCAAGAAAAGCTGAAACGAACAGTCAGAATCATGAAAATGTGCAGAGTGAAAAGGATACTATTGATCAGATATTGAAAGAGGATAAAAAAGCTTCTAGTGTGTTATGCAGGGAGAAGAGCTTGCAAGCAGCTGGCTGCACCCTGTCTAAAGATATTCTTGGTATAGTTGCTATGCTTGGGAAGGCACCAGATGATAACCTCAGCAG GCTTTTCTCGGAATATCTGGGATCAGAAAATATGCTTGCAATTGTTTGCAAGACATATGAGGGTATTAAAGCTCTTGAAAGTTATGACACTGAAGCCAAGATCAATATCGTGTCTGGAATTCATGGAGTAGGAACTATTACAGGAAAGCCTGTCAGTGGGAGATTTCTTGCAATTTGTCTCGAAGATTTAAG GCCTTATGTGGGAAAACTAGTCGCTGGGGATCCACAAAAAAGGCTTGATTTGCTGAAGCCCAGACTTCCAGATGGCACACATCCACTTGGCTTTATCGACTTTGCAGTGAATATGGTCCATGTAAATCCTGCTTATTTGACCTGTGTTACATCCTCGGGATATGGCCTGAGGGAAACATTGTTTTATGAGCTTTTCTCACAGTTGCAAGTGTATTGGACCAGAAAAGAAATGGAACTTGCTCTCCCTTGCATAAGTGATGGTGCCCTATCATTGGATGGCGGAATTATTAGAACTCGTGGTATGATTTCACTTGGTCAGAG AGAAGAAGTTGAAGTTAGGTTTTCTGTAAGTTTGCCTGCTTCATCAATGTCTCTTGACATGGTTGAATCTGAGGAACGTTTGAGGCTGATGATATGGAACAAAGAAAGGATTGATGAAGACATCAGAAGAGAGAAGAGTGTTTTGGATAAAGTTAGAAGTATGTATactttgaaaagagaagaaTTTATGAAATTCCTAGATCAGAGCGCTCCACTAATGAGCAAG CATCAGGATCTTCTGGGGCAAAGAGAGAAATGCTAG
- the LOC116267204 gene encoding protein DEFECTIVE IN MERISTEM SILENCING 3-like isoform X2: MSNPTNSSQFHQNQVSPSHSRALIVPEMPVPVLDGGNPNTATNGAIQNERELLYNVEIVLGRIRILEDDIQKFDLKIKHHEANLEFLKCQSNSLDKSIKDLEGGLVAHRSSRKAETNSQNHENVQSEKDTIDQILKEDKKASSVLCREKSLQAAGCTLSKDILGIVAMLGKAPDDNLSRLFSEYLGSENMLAIVCKTYEGIKALESYDTEAKINIVSGIHGVGTITGKPVSGRFLAICLEDLRPYVGKLVAGDPQKRLDLLKPRLPDGTHPLGFIDFAVNMVHVNPAYLTCVTSSGYGLRETLFYELFSQLQVYWTRKEMELALPCISDGALSLDGGIIRTRGMISLGQREEVEVRFSVSLPASSMSLDMVESEERLRLMIWNKERIDEDIRREKSVLDKVRSMYTLKREEFMKFLDQSAPLMSKDLLGQREKC, translated from the exons ATGAGTAACCCCACAAATTCTTCACAGTTTCACCAAAATCAG GTCTCTCCTTCACATTCAAGGGCACTAATTGTTCCAGAAATGCCCGTTCCTGTACTCGATGGGGGAAATCCAAATACAGCTACTAATGGGGCCATACAAAATGAAAGGGAATTACTTTACAACGTGGAGATAGTCTTAGGCCGGATTAGG ATACTTGAAGACGATATACAGAAGTTTGACTTAAAAATCAAGCACCACGAGGCAAACCTGGAGTTTTTGAAGTGCCAATCAAACAGCTTAGACAAGTCAATAAAGGATCTGGAAG GTGGACTTGTCGCACATCGTTCATCAAGAAAAGCTGAAACGAACAGTCAGAATCATGAAAATGTGCAGAGTGAAAAGGATACTATTGATCAGATATTGAAAGAGGATAAAAAAGCTTCTAGTGTGTTATGCAGGGAGAAGAGCTTGCAAGCAGCTGGCTGCACCCTGTCTAAAGATATTCTTGGTATAGTTGCTATGCTTGGGAAGGCACCAGATGATAACCTCAGCAG GCTTTTCTCGGAATATCTGGGATCAGAAAATATGCTTGCAATTGTTTGCAAGACATATGAGGGTATTAAAGCTCTTGAAAGTTATGACACTGAAGCCAAGATCAATATCGTGTCTGGAATTCATGGAGTAGGAACTATTACAGGAAAGCCTGTCAGTGGGAGATTTCTTGCAATTTGTCTCGAAGATTTAAG GCCTTATGTGGGAAAACTAGTCGCTGGGGATCCACAAAAAAGGCTTGATTTGCTGAAGCCCAGACTTCCAGATGGCACACATCCACTTGGCTTTATCGACTTTGCAGTGAATATGGTCCATGTAAATCCTGCTTATTTGACCTGTGTTACATCCTCGGGATATGGCCTGAGGGAAACATTGTTTTATGAGCTTTTCTCACAGTTGCAAGTGTATTGGACCAGAAAAGAAATGGAACTTGCTCTCCCTTGCATAAGTGATGGTGCCCTATCATTGGATGGCGGAATTATTAGAACTCGTGGTATGATTTCACTTGGTCAGAG AGAAGAAGTTGAAGTTAGGTTTTCTGTAAGTTTGCCTGCTTCATCAATGTCTCTTGACATGGTTGAATCTGAGGAACGTTTGAGGCTGATGATATGGAACAAAGAAAGGATTGATGAAGACATCAGAAGAGAGAAGAGTGTTTTGGATAAAGTTAGAAGTATGTATactttgaaaagagaagaaTTTATGAAATTCCTAGATCAGAGCGCTCCACTAATGAGCAAG GATCTTCTGGGGCAAAGAGAGAAATGCTAG
- the LOC116267204 gene encoding protein DEFECTIVE IN MERISTEM SILENCING 3-like isoform X1 codes for MSNPTNSSQFHQNQVSPSHSRALIVPEMPVPVLDGGNPNTATNGAIQNERELLYNVEIVLGRIRILEDDIQKFDLKIKHHEANLEFLKCQSNSLDKSIKDLEGGLVAHRSSRKAETNSQNHENVQSEKDTIDQILKEDKKASSVLCREKSLQAAGCTLSKDILGIVAMLGKAPDDNLSRLFSEYLGSENMLAIVCKTYEGIKALESYDTEAKINIVSGIHGVGTITGKPVSGRFLAICLEDLRPYVGKLVAGDPQKRLDLLKPRLPDGTHPLGFIDFAVNMVHVNPAYLTCVTSSGYGLRETLFYELFSQLQVYWTRKEMELALPCISDGALSLDGGIIRTRGMISLGQREEVEVRFSVSLPASSMSLDMVESEERLRLMIWNKERIDEDIRREKSVLDKVRSMYTLKREEFMKFLDQSAPLMSKHQDLLGQREKC; via the exons ATGAGTAACCCCACAAATTCTTCACAGTTTCACCAAAATCAG GTCTCTCCTTCACATTCAAGGGCACTAATTGTTCCAGAAATGCCCGTTCCTGTACTCGATGGGGGAAATCCAAATACAGCTACTAATGGGGCCATACAAAATGAAAGGGAATTACTTTACAACGTGGAGATAGTCTTAGGCCGGATTAGG ATACTTGAAGACGATATACAGAAGTTTGACTTAAAAATCAAGCACCACGAGGCAAACCTGGAGTTTTTGAAGTGCCAATCAAACAGCTTAGACAAGTCAATAAAGGATCTGGAAG GTGGACTTGTCGCACATCGTTCATCAAGAAAAGCTGAAACGAACAGTCAGAATCATGAAAATGTGCAGAGTGAAAAGGATACTATTGATCAGATATTGAAAGAGGATAAAAAAGCTTCTAGTGTGTTATGCAGGGAGAAGAGCTTGCAAGCAGCTGGCTGCACCCTGTCTAAAGATATTCTTGGTATAGTTGCTATGCTTGGGAAGGCACCAGATGATAACCTCAGCAG GCTTTTCTCGGAATATCTGGGATCAGAAAATATGCTTGCAATTGTTTGCAAGACATATGAGGGTATTAAAGCTCTTGAAAGTTATGACACTGAAGCCAAGATCAATATCGTGTCTGGAATTCATGGAGTAGGAACTATTACAGGAAAGCCTGTCAGTGGGAGATTTCTTGCAATTTGTCTCGAAGATTTAAG GCCTTATGTGGGAAAACTAGTCGCTGGGGATCCACAAAAAAGGCTTGATTTGCTGAAGCCCAGACTTCCAGATGGCACACATCCACTTGGCTTTATCGACTTTGCAGTGAATATGGTCCATGTAAATCCTGCTTATTTGACCTGTGTTACATCCTCGGGATATGGCCTGAGGGAAACATTGTTTTATGAGCTTTTCTCACAGTTGCAAGTGTATTGGACCAGAAAAGAAATGGAACTTGCTCTCCCTTGCATAAGTGATGGTGCCCTATCATTGGATGGCGGAATTATTAGAACTCGTGGTATGATTTCACTTGGTCAGAG AGAAGAAGTTGAAGTTAGGTTTTCTGTAAGTTTGCCTGCTTCATCAATGTCTCTTGACATGGTTGAATCTGAGGAACGTTTGAGGCTGATGATATGGAACAAAGAAAGGATTGATGAAGACATCAGAAGAGAGAAGAGTGTTTTGGATAAAGTTAGAAGTATGTATactttgaaaagagaagaaTTTATGAAATTCCTAGATCAGAGCGCTCCACTAATGAGCAAG CATCAGGATCTTCTGGGGCAAAGAGAGAAATGCTAG